From the genome of Pyxidicoccus xibeiensis:
CACAGTGACCTGGAAGCCCACGCCCCTGCGGCATGCCGCCTGGCTGGACCGCTTGGGCCGGCATGTGCCCCGAGGGGCGGCACAGCCTCTGCTCCGGCCCGGCGCACAGCCCGCGTGTCACCCTCCAGCGGCCCTTCTTGGCCCCTCTTCACCAACCCGCCGCCCTCAACAGGGCTCCTATCCGTCCTATACTTCACCACCTACCCATTGCTTCATGCGCAGCCGGAACGCGAACATCACAAACTCAACGAAGGAGGGGGAATGTCCCGAACACAACCATGGCTTGCAATGGCGTTGGTAGCGCTCGTGTCCTGCAGCAGTGCGACCGAGGAGGGGCGTAAGGACAACTTTGAATGTGGCATCCCCACCGAGGAGGACCGCAGCAAGGCAACATACTGTGATGGCGCCAACGAGAGGTGCGTCTGCTCCACGAGGAGGTGTGCCGTTCCGGTGAAGCCGGGCAGTGGTGAGTGCTCCAGCTCAGGCTATGCGTACCGGTTCGAGCCGAAGGACTGTGTGGATGCGGGCGACCTGCGCACGGCTCTCCAACGCAACGACCACACCAACTTCTGCCCGGACCAGGCTCCCCAGCTTCCACTTTGCGGTGACGGCTCGGATGCGGGGGTCTGTGGCGCCGAGCAACTCTGTCTCTGTGGGGTGAAGCCGGAGAGCCCCGCGCTGGCACATGGCGCTCGCCGCTGTATTGGAAGGAGCCCTACCAGCGAGTGTCCCCTGGGCTGGCGCTACTCTTCCAGCGGAGAGTGCGTCGAGGGACCGACCTCGGAACAGAACCTCATCCTTCGCTCCGCGAGCGACCCCGTCTGTCCGGAGCTGGAGCTGTATCCAAGCCGCTGCGGAGTGCCAGGGGCGCTGGGCAACCGAGCCTGCGCCTCCGACCAGTTCTGCCTCTGTGGCCTCCGCGACAGCGCCAGCGGCACGCTCGGAGTGTCCAGCTACACCTGCGTGCGGCAGAGCGTGCGGTGTCTCCGCGCGAATGGGCAGCCAGGGTTGGAAGACCGGGATGGAACGTGCGTGGGCATCGAACCCACCGACCTGGTTCTCTTGCGTCCGGGTGAACAGGCCTGTCCAGGAACCGCTCCGGGAGACCTGTTTCCCGACGCGGGCACGTCCCTGGACGCGGGAGGGACGCCATGAAGCTCCTGCGCCCCTGCTTCCTCGTTCTTGCCGTGCTCGGGTGGGCCCCAGCAGTCGAGGCACAGGCTCCCGCGGAGCTGAGTGTCACGCTGGCCTCGAACGCAGCTCAGCGGGACACCATCAAGCTGCCCGTGAACTACCTGGCCTGCAAGCCTGTCTCGGGGGTCGTTGATTTTCAGCCCGATGCGAACACGCTCAAACTCAAGGCGCCAGATGACCTGACGGCAGCGGTGGAAATCGAGGCCAGCGTCGCCGCGCATGGTGCTGCCGCGTCGCGTTGTAGCGCGGGGACCCCGCAGAAGGTCAGACTCCGCCTGCTGCGCCCGGTACTCCGCAACAGCGAGCTGCCCCTCACGGAGATGGCCTTCGACTGGTCATCCAGCCAGCCGGAACAACTCCGGCTGCTGGCCCGGTCGTTGCTGGCTGTGAGCAACGCCCTGCTTCGTGAAGGAATGGGTCTGGAGGTGGTCGGCAGCCCCGCGCAAGGTCGCTGGACGGGCCCCTGCGACTCCATGCGGAATGTCTGCACCTTCGCCATCAACGCCCCCTTTGACTGGAAGATTCACCCCTCCTTCGATGTGCGGATCGTCCCGGTTGACTTCAACCCAGCCCAGCTGGCCAACGCCCCCGTCTATCGCGCCGAGGACGGACAGGCGTACCTCTCAACGGACTTCGACGCGCGCAAGTTGAACAACTGGCTGGCGCGCGACCTTCGAGCCGCCGTTCGCCTCGATGTGAAGGACGCCGACGTAGATAAAGCCAACCAGAAGGCGAACGTCGCTCTGCAGCACGATCTCCTCCGGTTCCTGCAGTACACGCGCTACGCGTGCGCCAGGCCCTCGGAGCCCAATTGTGCCAATCTGGTGCGAGCCGATGCACCTTCTCCCGCGGCACGCGTCGAGCTGAGCCTGACGAATGCCGTTGTGAAAGATCAGTTCATCAGCGCAAGCGGAAGCGTGGAACTGGCCCCCATTCCATTCGCGCCCGCGGTCAAGCTCGTGGACGCGGCGTTCAGCTCGCTGGCCTTCAGCGACGTCACCCTGTCCATTGCGCACGTGGCTTGTGATTACAACCTCCAGCAAGTCAACCGGGTCTTCGGCGGTCTCAAGGACGGGTGGGTGTTCTACCGCGTGACGACCCCGGAAGGATGCGCTGAGCCGAGAAACTGGCGCGTGGAGACACAGGATGCACGGCTCAGGTTTGACCAGGTCCGTTGGTACAACTCACCGGGCGTCCTGGGGCTCCGCTTCTCCATCCCCGACGTCGATGCAGCCGCCTCCGTGCCCCTGACCTTCAAGACCGAGGCAAGCAGCGAGGTACGGGCGACAGCACTGCTCCAGATTGGCGCGCCCATCCGGTGGGAGCCGGCCAGTGTCACCGTGGCGCCCGACACCGCCCCTCTGCCGGGCCCGGGGCTCATCGCCCTCCGCAAGCCGAGCCAGGTCTCCGTTGCAACCGCGTTTCCCGAGCAGTGGCGGGTCGAGATTGAGTCCAATACGGTCGAGGCCTGCGAGCAAGGCGGAGTCTCGGAGAGAGGCTATCCGCAGACGCGTCTCGACGTGAACGGACAGCTGTGTCTGAAAGGGCGTCAGGAATCGGATACAGCACCCGTGATGCGGCTCAACCTGGACTGGGCCACGTCCCAGTTCGCCGTGCCTGGGAGCGAATCGCTCTTCACCTCCCTGGCAAGCCAGGGTGCGCCCCTGGGGTTGGGGCACCGCCAGGTCAGCCTGCCCTTCAAGCCGAAGGTCCTCCGCCTCGCCTATCCCCTGCGGGAATTGGTCTATCTCACGTGCCCTCGTACGTGGGGCAGCCGGCCGAACCCGGCTGACGGCAAGCCAGGGGTGACCTACGTGTCGTCCAATAGCGGCATCCGGGCCGTTGAAATCTCGAGCCTCACAGAACGCAGAAGCTGCGCGCTGCGCTTCGAGCTCCCCCTGACCCTGGATGAGCAGACCCGGCTCCGGAAACTCGTCGAGAAACGAAATGCGGCAACGAGAAGCTGTCACGGGTCCTGCGCCAAGGGGTATGAAAGCGCCTTCGATGATGCGGTGAGGGATATCAACAAGGTGGAACGCGAAGTGTTCGAGCGGCAGATGGAACACTACGGCCCGCAAAGATTCATCATCAAGCTCGAGACTTCATCCGACGGCAAGGCGTTCACGGACGTTCCCGTCGCGAGCAAGGAAATCCTTCTCTCGAAGGAAACGAAATTCGACGAACTCCAGAATGCCTGGTTGGCCTTTGACGAAGTGGAGGAGGACGTCGTGGACGTTGTCTGGGAGGTCGACCTCCTCCAGGGAGACGAGAAGCGCGTTCCTGAATATGGCGAGGTCAAGCTGACGCTCTCCCATGCGGAAGCACCGGGTGCCTATCTTCCCGCCACGCCGGGAGGTACGACCAATCTGACCCCCTTCGCCGTTCATGTCCGGCGGATGCCGGACCGTTTGGTTCTTCCTGGGTTTGCCTACGAGCGTGCGTCCGGAAGGGGGCCGCGAATGTACCTGAGCCTGCAAATCCCCCTGGGGCTGTTGCGCGTGAACAACACGGGTCATTCCGCCGACACCTCCAGCGAGGCCGCGCGAATGGAAACCGCGGTCTTCGGTGCCGGCGGCGTGTTCACGTTGGAAATCTGGGACTTCAACCAGAACGAGCCCTGGAGCCCGATTTTCAACCCGCAGCTCAACTTCGGTGTCTTGCTCAACTCCGCCTTGGGAGACCTCGCGAAACTGGAGCGGCCCCGCGTCTCGTTCATATCGGGAGTAGCGCTGCGGTTGCCGGGAGGAACGAAGCCTGACGGCACGGCGGAGTCGAGCCTCTCACTGCTCCTCTGGTACGAGTGGACCCGCGGCCAGGTTCAGGGCTGGCAGAGCGGGGTCCTCTTCGGCCTGGGCGTCAAGTTCGGCTCTCTGGGAAGCTGAGCACAGGTGGAAGGGAGCACCGGGCGGCGGGTTCGAGGCCCGCCGCCCGGTGCCACGACTACCGCACCGTACCGTTGAGGACGCCGAGCGTGGCCGGGCCCAGCGCCCAGTCGCTCGCGGTGTCACTGTCCCCGGGCAACACGCGGCCCACCGTCGTCGTCTTGGTGCCACCGATAGGGAAGGCGGAGCCCCAGTCGAAGGAGACGTCAAAGGCGCTCGGGAAGGAGTTGTACGTGCAGGGCACGCCGTTGCAGTCGGACGGGGACCACTGCCCTTCCGCCTGGCGCGCCTGGAGCTGGACGGGATAGGCGGGGATGGGGGTGAAGCCCGGGATGACGGCGGCAAGGGCGTCCAGGGTGTTGCCCATCTGGTCCCGGATGCGGTGCACTCGCTGCCCTCCGCTGATGCCGAAGGTGCCACCCTGGAAGTCCCAGGCCGTGTCGTAGTTCGACGCGTACTGGGCCTGGGGCCAGGCCGTCTTGCTCGTGAGCTCCGAGCCCGGAGCGTCCACCCCGGGCGTCACCCGGTCCGGGTTGAAGTGGATGACGATGAGGTCACCCTCGAGCACCTCCACGTCCGGAAGGGTCGCCAGGGGGGTGGCGCTGGCGGCGTCCACGACGGTGATGCCCTCCGTGCTGCCGCTCTGGAGCACGACGAGCTCCATCAAATCCCGCTGGTTGGCGACACCGGGCGCAATCTCGGTGATGCGCAGCGCGGCGGGCGTCTTCCAGCCCCGGAAGTTGCCGGTGCGGCTCGTCGGTTCCACGCCGGTGCCCGCGTTGTCACGCACCGTGGACGCCACCGTCACGGTGTAGAACTGGCGGGGCACCTGGGCGCTGGTTTCGAGCCGCACCTCGCGGTTGCCGGGGGCGCTGGCGCCCGTGACAGTCAACCCGGCGATGGAGAACTGGCTGCCATCGGCCAGGACGCTGGCCGGGTCGATGCGCCGGTCGAGGCGGACGATGACCGACTCCGGGCCGGCGGCCTGCGCACCCGTCACCCGGGGCCCCGGGCACGTCGACGAGACCAGTTGCTGCGGCGCCCACACGGAAGGCTGGGTGAGCGGCGTCCCCGTCCCCGTCGAGAAGAACCACAGCGGCGAGACGATGCTCACCGTGCAGCCCTGGACCAGGTCGAGCTGGTCCCTCACCGTCTCCACCACGCGCAGCCGGAAGTTGAAGGAGCTCGGGGAGCCCGCGGGCACGCCGGCCGTCACCAGCGGCGCCTGCTCGTGGCCGGCGCCCGCCAGGGAGAATGGGCCGTTGAGGGTGCCCGTGAGGGCGATGAGCTCCGACTCGTAGGCTGGCAGGAAGGCGGGCAGGTCCACCTGGCTCACGTCCTGGGCGAACCCCGTCAGCACATCGCCGGTGCCCAGCACGCCGTAGCCGGAGAGGGTTGCTCGCACCATGCCTTGGCCACGCGCTTGTTGGAGACGAGGATGCTCACGCGCATGCCGGCCTGGGGCACGGAGCTCAGCACCGCCGGGTCCACCTCCACGAAGAGGGCCGGGCCGCTGCGCTCCGCCTGGAGGAAGAAGCCCGCCGGGTCATTGGCGAGGGTGCCCACGCCCGGCTTGACGAAGGTGATGTAGGCCCCGTCGACGCGCAGGTCCACCGGGCCGTCCGCCGCGGCGCGCACAGCGGCAATCTGCGCCGAGGCGGACTCGCCGGTGGAGTTCGGCAGCACGTTCCCCCAAGCAGGTGAGGAGGAGGCGAGAGCGGGAAAGGAGGCAGCGGCCAGAACGGAGCGGATGAAGCAGAGAACGCCGCGAGTGGACTGGGCCGAGTCGCTGAGGAGGACGTTCGACGTTCGACGTGTTCGCCTGCGTGAGGTGTGGAGGCCGCAGGAGGGTGCTGGCATACCTGACGGCCCCCGGTGGGGGCGCGCCATTCTGGAGCACCTGGCATTGCCCTCGCGGCCTGCAAAGCGGGCCCCGGCACAGGGTCCACCCCAGAGCGCGTGGTGTTGAGCCCAAGCGCCCACAGTGACCTGGAAGCCCACGCCCCTGCGGCATGCCGCCTGGCTGGACCGCTTGGGCCGGCATGTGCCCCGAGGGGCGGCACAGCCTCTGCTCCGGCCCGGCGCACAGCCCGCGTGTTACCCTCCAGCGGCCCTTCTTGGCCCCTCTTCACCAACCCGCCGCCCTCAACAGGGCTCCTATCCGTCCTATACTTCGCGGACGGCGGGGAGTCGGGGGCGCTCGTCATCAGTGATGGTGTCGGCGACAGCCAGTGGAGCCAGCCGCCCGCCTTCCCGGATGGCGCCGCGGGCCTGGTGTCGACGGTGGACGACTACCTGGCCTTCGGCCAGATGATGCTGAACCAGGGACAGCACGGGCGCGAGCGCATCCTGTCGAGGCCCTCGGTCGAGCTGATGACGACCGACCACCTCACGCCCGAGCAGAAGGCCGTCTCCGGCTTCTTCCCAGGCTTCTTCGACAACACCGGCTGGGGCTTCGGCGTCTCCGTCGTCACCCGGCGAGATGATGTCTCGCTGGTGCCCGGGCGGTTCGGCTGGGATGGCGGCTATGGGACGTCATGGGCGTCGGACCCCCGGGAGGCCCTGGTCGGAATCCTGCTGACCCAGCGGGTGATGGACTCTCCCGAGCCCCCGGGGCCCTTCCGCGACTTCTGGACGCTGGCCTACTAGGCCATCGACGACTGATGGCCCGCCGCTTCCATGACGAGCCGCTCGTCGTCGTGCTCCGCCACCTGAAGGAAGCGCTCGGCGCGGGCACGGCGTGCATCGAAGTCCCCGACCCGGACCTGGGGCGCGGCTGTTATCCGGGGGAGCGCGTGGGGCCGCTCGGCGGGCTCGTGCACCGGCCGCTGCGAAGCTGGTGCGACCTGGCCGAGGGACTCGGCTGCCGGCTGCTCACCCCGCGCGCGGTGGACGACACGCATATCTCACTCACCTTCGAGCGGCTGGGCGCCGAGGCCTCCTGGCACGCGGGCGGAGCGTCCTCAGCGGAGGTGGAAGCACCCACGCGGGAGGAGCGCTACGGCGCGGGCTCGGAGTTCGCGCGGGTGCGCAAGCTGGAGGACGCGGGCTTCCTGCTGCCTTGGCTGGAGGCGCTCGGGCGCATCAAGCTGGACGCTGGCGCGCGGGTGCTGGACCTGGGTGTCAACCGGGGCGACGAGCTGGCCGCCTTCGCCTGGCTGGAGGGGATGCCGGACGTCACCTTCGTCGGCGTGGACCACGGCGCGAGCGCGCTCGCGGAAGCACGGGCGCGCTTCCCCGACGCGCGGCATGAGTTCGTGCTCGCGGACCTGAATGCGCTCCCGGCGGGGCTGGGGCGCTTCAGCCTGGTGCTGTCGGTGGGGACGCTGCAGAGCCCCGGGGTGGATGACCACGCACTGTTGCGACGGCTGGTGCAGGAGCACGTGGAGCCCCGGGCCGCGTTCGTCCTCGGCTTCCCCAACTCGCGCTTCCGGGATGGGGAAGTGGTCTACGGCGCCCGGGTGCGCAACCTGCGTGAGCCGGACCTGTCCCTGCTGGTGAAGAACCTGTCCTTCTATCGCCGCTATCTGCACCAGCACGGCTTCCGTACGTTCCTCGGCGGCAAGTACGACCTGCTGCTCACGGCGGTGCGCGGCGGCGACTGAGGCCCGGGCCTCGCTCCTGGACGCGCCCCTGAGTCATGGAGCGTCGTCGCGATTCGCGGGCCCTGAGGTGGAAGGGCGTTGCAGTTCCCAGACAGGGAAGTAGCACACGCCCTTGTGCACAAAGCCGCCCATGTTATCGCAGTCCTTCAGCTCCACAAGTAACTTCGCCCAGCAGCCGCCGTTGATTGCGACCAGTTCCTTGCCGGAACATCGCCCCTCACCATTGGGTCTACGCTGCTTTGGAAAGGGCTTCGGCGGCACCTCCGCCCGGATGGCAGGCCACATGGAGGGGACTCGCTCGGGCGCGACTGGGGCCGTCAGCGCTGTGTCTCCGACGGCGATCGTGCCGCCATCCTTCGCCTCTTCGCCCTCCGCGAGGTGCGGCTGCTCGGGCAGCTCGAAGGACCGCGTGCTCCACAGCACTCCCGCGCCCAGGGCCAGGGAGGCACCGAGGCTGGTCGCCACAAGCCCAGGCCACCTCGCCGCACGGGGAGGTGGCCGCACCGTGACGCGCTGGAGCGGAGGAAAGAGGCCCGCGGGCCTTGCCTCTTCCCCGGTGAAGAGCGGCACTTCCGCTTCAGGCCCCGCCTTCCGTGCGGCCCGCTCCAGTGCTTCGGCCACCTCCTCTGCACGGCCCCGCGCCTCTGGTTGCAGCGAGAGCATCCGGGACACCAGGGCGCTCAGCTCCGGCACGCAGCGGGCGTTGTGCGTGCTGGCGCTCCAGAGCGCCAGCTTCTCCGGGTGCCACAGCCAGGCGTCCTCGCCCCGCGGATGCGGCGAGGGCGGGTACTTGCCGGTGACGAGCCGGTAGGCGGTGATACCCAGGGCGAAGACGTCATCGGCGGGGCCGGGCGCATACGGGACGGGGGGAGGCTTACCGGGGCCCAGCACGAAGCCCCAGGCCTCGGGAGCGCGGTAGGCGGAAGTCCCAGGAGGCCACGAGTCCCACGTCAGGGTGGAAGCGCCCAGGAAGTGTCCGGAGCCGAAGTCCATGAGGAAGGGCTGGCCGTCCGCACTTCGCACGCGGATGTTCTCACCCTTCACATCGCGGTGGATGCCGCCTGCGGCGTGCGTGGCCTCCAACGCCCGCGCCACCCGGGCGAGGAGGTGCAGCACCTGCCGTGACGACGGGCGCTGCGCCGAGGCCCAGTCATAGAGGGCTGCGCCCTCTATCCACTCCATGACGAGCCAGGCGTAGGACGCGCCCTCGCGGGGCTGCCACTGGCCGTGGTCGAGGAGGCGCGGAACCGCGGGATGGTGGATGCGGGAGAGCAGCTCGGCCTC
Proteins encoded in this window:
- a CDS encoding serine/threonine protein kinase, translating into MESNSLNPASLPSGTLIGRWRLLEQCGRGTFGVVYRAESVDGTQGVVALKLALHPGDARFVREAELLSRIHHPAVPRLLDHGQWQPREGASYAWLVMEWIEGAALYDWASAQRPSSRQVLHLLARVARALEATHAAGGIHRDVKGENIRVRSADGQPFLMDFGSGHFLGASTLTWDSWPPGTSAYRAPEAWGFVLGPGKPPPVPYAPGPADDVFALGITAYRLVTGKYPPSPHPRGEDAWLWHPEKLALWSASTHNARCVPELSALVSRMLSLQPEARGRAEEVAEALERAARKAGPEAEVPLFTGEEARPAGLFPPLQRVTVRPPPRAARWPGLVATSLGASLALGAGVLWSTRSFELPEQPHLAEGEEAKDGGTIAVGDTALTAPVAPERVPSMWPAIRAEVPPKPFPKQRRPNGEGRCSGKELVAINGGCWAKLLVELKDCDNMGGFVHKGVCYFPVWELQRPSTSGPANRDDAP
- a CDS encoding serine hydrolase domain-containing protein is translated as MLPSSGPSWPLFTNPPPSTGLLSVLYFADGGESGALVISDGVGDSQWSQPPAFPDGAAGLVSTVDDYLAFGQMMLNQGQHGRERILSRPSVELMTTDHLTPEQKAVSGFFPGFFDNTGWGFGVSVVTRRDDVSLVPGRFGWDGGYGTSWASDPREALVGILLTQRVMDSPEPPGPFRDFWTLAY
- a CDS encoding class I SAM-dependent methyltransferase → MARRFHDEPLVVVLRHLKEALGAGTACIEVPDPDLGRGCYPGERVGPLGGLVHRPLRSWCDLAEGLGCRLLTPRAVDDTHISLTFERLGAEASWHAGGASSAEVEAPTREERYGAGSEFARVRKLEDAGFLLPWLEALGRIKLDAGARVLDLGVNRGDELAAFAWLEGMPDVTFVGVDHGASALAEARARFPDARHEFVLADLNALPAGLGRFSLVLSVGTLQSPGVDDHALLRRLVQEHVEPRAAFVLGFPNSRFRDGEVVYGARVRNLREPDLSLLVKNLSFYRRYLHQHGFRTFLGGKYDLLLTAVRGGD